The Lates calcarifer isolate ASB-BC8 linkage group LG6, TLL_Latcal_v3, whole genome shotgun sequence genome includes a region encoding these proteins:
- the nmnat1 gene encoding LOW QUALITY PROTEIN: nicotinamide/nicotinic acid mononucleotide adenylyltransferase 1 (The sequence of the model RefSeq protein was modified relative to this genomic sequence to represent the inferred CDS: deleted 1 base in 1 codon) yields the protein METHSITTVVLLACGSFNPITNMHLRMFELARDHLEDTGQYRVVKGIISPVGDGYKKKGLIEACHRLEMAKLATENSGWITVDYWESLQPEWVETAKVIRHHHEKLLTAEQNNDEVDTVKYTKKRRIEENYFEGSSHQKRRDSPQLMLLCGADVLESFGIPNMWKQEDIAEIVGRFGLVCITRSGNDPYKFIHQSDMLWTYRKNIHVVHEWVTNEISATHVRRALRRGRSVRYLLPDAVVHYIQENDLYSAESEQKNADVVLAPLQRYTGASSSCELHSGTSLTCLASLLHPDTDMSPALILTLPSEDHILFTHHTSQKVEKKVIKMPASLCGTWDMISNVNFEGYMIALGISVCLRKIALKLRMRKVIEQHGDQYIIKTISTFRNYSISFRVGQQFEEFTHGLDNRHVKSLVTWEGNKLVCEQIGEKKNRGWAHWIEDDKLHLELYCEGEVCKQVFKKND from the exons ATGGAGACTCACAGTATAACTACAGTGGTCTTGCTGGCCTGCGGATCCTTCAACCCCATCACCAACATGCACCTGAGGATGTTTGAACTGGCTCGAGATCATCTGGAAGACACAG GCCAGTACAGGGTGGTAAAAGGCATCATCTCTCCAGTGGGTGATGGCTATAAGAAGAAGGGTTTGATTGAGGCCTGCCATCGTCTGGAGATGGCCAAATTGGCCACAGAGAACTCAGGCTGGATCACAGTAGATTACTGGGAGAGCTTGCAGCCTGAGTGGGTGGAGACGGCTAAAGTTATTCG GCACCACCATGAGAAGCTGCTTACAGCGGAGCAGAACAACGATGAGGTGGACACGGTCAAATACACCAAAAAAAGACGCATAGAGGAGAATTATTTTGAAGGTTCATCCCATCAGAAAAGGAGAG ATAGCCCTCAGCTGATGTTGCTGTGTGGGGCTGATGTCCTGGAGTCCTTTGGGATCCCCAACATGTGGAAGCAGGAGGACATCGCTGAGATCGTTGGCCGCTTCGGTTTGGTCTGCATCACCCGCAGCGGCAACGACCCATACAAGTTCATCCACCAATCAGACATGCTGTGGACGTATCGCAAAAACATCCACGTGGTCCAT GAGTGGGTGACCAATGAGATCTCTGCCACTCACGTGCGCCGGGCGCTTCGCAGAGGTCGGAGCGTCAGGTACCTGCTGCCAGACGCCGTGGTTCACTACATCCAGGAGAATGACCTCTACAGTGCCGAGAGCGAGCAGAAGAACGCCGATGTGGTTCTAGCGCCCCTCCAGAGATACACGGGTGCCTCCTCAAGCTG tgagCTGCACAGTGGGACCAGTCTGACATGTCTGGCCTCCCTTCTACACCCTGACACTGACATGAGCCCCGCCCTCATCCTCACACTGCCCTCAG AGgatcacattttattcacacaccacacatctCAGAAGGTGGAAAAAAAGGTAATCAAAATGCCTGCCAGCCTCTGTGGTACATGGGACATGATCAGCAATGTCAACTTTGAGGGCTACATGATTGCACTGG GTATCAGTGTTTGCTTACGTAAGATTGCTCTGAAGCTGAGGATGCGGAAAGTGATCGAGCAACATGGTGACCAGTACATCATCAAAACAATCAGCACTTTCCGAAACTACTCCATTTCCTTTAGAGTGGGCCAGCAGTTTGAGGAGTTCACCCATGGACTAGACAACAGACACGTCAAG TCACTGGTGACATGGGAGGGGAATAAACTGGTGTGTGAACAGAttggagagaagaagaacaggGGTTGGGCTCACTGGATTGAAGACGACAAGCTACATCTG GAGTTGTACTGTGAAGGAGAAGTCTGCAAGCAGGTTTTTAAGAAGAATGACTGA
- the lzic gene encoding protein LZIC codes for MASRGKSETGKLRQNMEEQLDRLMQQLQDLEECREELDEEEYEETKKETLEQLSEFNDSLKKIMTGDMTLVDELSGMQLAIQAAISQAFKTPEVIRLFAKKQPGQLRTRLAEMDRDVIVGKLSRDVYTQQKMEILTALRKLGEKLTAEDEAFLTENATATLSQFEKVTANPGSEDKIMALASSGVKTKA; via the exons ATGGCTTCTCGCGGGAAATCAGAAACTGGAAAACTGAGGCAAAACATGGAAGAGCAGCTCGACAGACTGATGCAGCAACTTCAGGATCTGGAAGAATGCAG AGAAGAACTGGATGAGGAAGAGTATGAGGAGACAAAGAAGGAAACCTTGGAGCAGCTGAGTGAATTCAATGACTCCTTGAAGAAGATCATGACAGGAGACATGACACTTGTTGATGAACTCAGTGGAATGCAACTG GCAATCCAAGCTGCCATCAGCCAAGCATTCAAAACCCCAGAGGTGATCCGACTTTTTGCTAAGAAGCAGCCAGGACAGCTGAGAACCAGACTAGCAGAG ATGGACCGAGATGTCATTGTGGGGAAGCTGTCACGGGACGTgtacacacagcagaaaatggaaatccTCACAGCCCTGAGAAAACTGGGAGAGAAG CTTACTGCAGAGGATGAGGCTTTTCTCACTGAAAATGCTACAGCTACCCTGAGCCAGTTTGAAAAAGTGACTGCAAACCCAG gGTCAGAAGATAAAATTATGGCTTTGGCTAGCTCTGGTGTGAAAACCAAAGCATAG